The sequence TACCAGCACATCAGGTGCAcaggcagcatgcatgtacatgtacacacaaggctAAGTCTGAGAGCTCACActagggcagaccaacagtggctgtaataaagaggtgacatgctaacacaggttgcaTGAAACCAACCCTATGGAGACTgggccattaacctggctatAGGGTGATCACATTAGACAGACAGGTTCACAAAGGTGCACAAGTGATAGTGACTTACTCTCCCCGATCTCAATGAGACTAGTAAATATCTTGGGGAGGGAAATCGGCTCCTCAGACAACCCAaccaacttatgagttagcctagCTTGCACTAATTTAAAGCCCTATTGATTATTAGTCATAAAAGTGCAACAAAAGCTGTGCTGCCtagcagcagccattgtgaactttgACCGCTTTggagatacataattatggcaggaaATGCAACTTctgtttcctataattattggaccaAAGCTAATTCTCCAGAGGTGCACACTTAATACACGGCAATCAGAGAGTGCAAAAACTCAACTCTGCAGTTCTGGTACTGTAAGACCTCTAATTAaggtgaccctccaaatatgcgacactctCGAGCTTAGGTAATTTTCTGACTTCTACGACAGCTACGTTGACAATTATgttttaatgtcgcgtcctaaatgatgtaaatatagccacaccctagcATCGTTTTTGGAAAACACGTTCTAGAAATTGAGGCAAGTATAGACTGAGTAGAGCTATCCATAATCAGATACGACATCAGGTTTTtaacataattgttcaacctccaaaagaagcgacatctggcttcgtaattagttaaaaaaagtgttgctttaattaaaggtcttacggtaatcacatttcttacttgaatacgtcgggttcattactgacagggcagcattctcagcctcaaactgtgcaaaggaacagaaCAGAGCATGATCCACGACCTTACAAGGTAACttaaaccatagattgaagagagagggataggaaacggagtggtgcacgtgatgattttacattgaatctgcagtggagcctcgaaaattatccgcgctacgccctatgaacgaggctattaagcacacttttgccgggtaactcccaaagctgtgtttcctcgagacataatctctttcagcaacttaaaacacgcctagtccatgagccacgtgtagtacttgctaatgactgaccacacccagtaaaaagagactttccaataaagttatatgttcccaaggctgttttagagctattggaacatgtaacgtgtaagcgtgctggttatgactactacaataggtatagaccttgaaatataagtgagttgcacggactaagcacagttacttgtagtttattatgcactgagtgtagaaatagatattgttgtgatggcctcgattaaaccgcaccgtagcgcggatgttactcgagatacaaaccgtttcctatccctctaactcttcaatctatgcttaaACCAACAGATTAACCAGACAATATTATTGATGAACCAGACAATAATCTATGGCTGATCAATTGACTCACCCTCTTTCCATTCGGAgaatgctgtaatactttagcAATGGAGCCAGGTTTTGTCTCTGTTGGGTATGTGAACAGTGAAAATCAAATATCTTTGGTGGATGTGGATGTGGTctgcaaaaaaagtgggtgtctgagatacacccactttttttgcaagtcatgcaaaAACAACACACAAATATATTTCAgagagagctagagctagctgcaaggcacagatttatttgctggaatggccactaaagagcagaaccaaggtataaagacaGTCATGTTTACTACAAAGGATAAACacaatgattgctaaagcataaaaccctcaatagtgattgctaaccttgtgtgcttgcttaTCTATcttcagagctcacaattgatgatctgaagacagaaatgaaactgactgatgagcagctcaatacagcaataaaggaaccagatctacccgagttagcagcatgtttcgacaaTGTTCACAATGGCTATCTTGAAAAACTGGAGCTCTCACCTGGAGAACAAACTGACGTGAGGACTAGAGCATTTGTAGATGGCACTCTGGCAGGAATGTTGCTGGCTTTGAAATTCTGGATACTAACCAACGGACTAGATGCCACTTtccaagctctgctactcatcatACTCTCCCTACTCAAAGAAGACGTTGCTGTtcgagtgtgcaagtacttgtctgacaaatgtgagtctttcatgtgagagtgtggtcattgtggtaccatacgttgtgggagtgattgcaaccaaataagggactcttcaacttaattgctattgttacacatacaGTTCTCTTTTACTATCACcaggaatggtactcacctattgttttgtttccccagactgcaccacctcgtgtcccccctcccgagagagggtcctgctgaaccacaagctgtctTCGTACAGGGACTATCTACAAAGTTTCTACAGAGCACAAGTATCCACATCAtccacacaatggcctcctgTCCCTACAAACAAAGTCTTCAAActggccatgattcagaaggagaaaatacagagaggaagaatcgacgatgaatttgttaAACTAACAATTACGGGGAAAATTGATGACATTTTACTTTTAAAGACTCCTGTTAACTTGACTAAGATTTTCTCTGAGATTGGGGATAGacgaaactttgtgttgattgaaggagctcccggctctggcaagagcacccttgctctacacatctgtcaggagtgggcaaaggggaaactgttccaagagTTCAATATTGCAATCCTCGTGAAACTGAGAGATCCCCTCGTTAGAGAAGCAAAGACAATTGCTGACATACTTCCCTGCATTGATACGGCCGTGGCTAACGAGACAGAGGCAGAAATAAAATCACTGTATggcaaaggtgtactgtgggtgctggATGGATGGGACGAGCTTCCTTCTGACCTCCCTAGAGACTCAATCATCAACAAACTAATCCGACTAGACATGTCACAAAAAGGAGCCCTACACGAATCAGCTGTGATTGTAACATCTCGACCGTCATCTTCggctgagctccacccacGTGTATCGTCCAGGGTGGAAGTGttggggttcactccacatcaactagaacagtattttACCGAGTGTCTGAATggtgactcacaagctgtgcaTACTCTattggagagaattcgagagaacccagtggtagaaggtagctgttacctccccctcaatgcttccatCATCGTTAATTGCTTCCTTTCTGACAACCACTCCCTCCCAACATCCAACCACGGGATATTCACCACAGTTGTCCAGAGCTctctcaagagatacctcAAGGAGAAGTTGGGGAAGACCACTCCAGTGGGAGACATCACATCCCCAGACTCACTGCCCTCGGAAATTAGAACACAGACCGtacaaatgtgtcaacttgcatatcaTGGGATTGAACAAAATAAAGCGACATTTACTGATGGTGATTTGGCTGCTCTTTGCATTCCGAAGGAGATTTCAAACGTTGGATtattacaaactgttcccagtatcattagcgatggtgatctggtttactactgctttctccacctgtctattcaagagctactggcagcaatccacatctctctcatgCCTCCCAAGCAACAAATTTCTGTATTCCAGAAGCTCTTCGGGAATCCTCGATTCAGTGCAGTCTTCCAGTTTTATgctggtatcaccaaactgaGAACTAGTAGACCAATCCTCAGCTTGCTACCTCGATTCTTGTGTCCAGTTCCAGCCACTGTTTTTGATCTGGTCAGAAAGGTTGTCAAAAATAAGCCGACGATCTTTTTGTTGTCcctcatcaattgtttgtacgaagctgaagactcgcgactgtgtgtgtttgtggctaatcTTCTTAATCACAATCTAGATCTTGATCGCACTACAATGAATCCTATTGACTGCCTCTCTGTTGGATATTTCGTATCAGCTTGTTCCAACACCAGTAATGGATTCACACTTAGCCTCAACAATTGCTCTATTGGTGAccaaggctgcaaatttctggcccgaggactctccaagtgtcccaactctaataattatattcctaCAGCAGGGATACACATTGCCGAGATTATCGAGAACACTAGTTCAATATCTGAATTGGATTTGTCTAATAATGACATTGGTAACAGTGGACTTTGCACACTCTGTGAGGCCTTCTCAACGAACATATCATTAAAGCGCCTGGACCTGCGCAATTGCTCACTAACAATATCAGAcgacaatggagctgccctctatcaacttctgaatacaaacaattccctcgTACGTCTTGATTTGTCATTtaacacagtgactagctgtcgtcacattgctgctggacttgcagtcaataagactctgagaaCATTGGGCTTGGGTGTCTGTgaactgactgatcagagtatcgaggagctatcaactggactgatcaacaAGATTGAAACACTGCACATATGGGGTAATTActcaataacagaagatggaatgaagacgcttgTCAGGcatctaaccacccactgctctgaactgacacTATTGGAGATACCCGGCCACCTACCATCCAGTATCAAGACAGTATTCAGGGAcgctaacaaagagaggaagagaaatggactacccGAGATTGTTGTGCGTAATCTCAATTAAtaattgattgattattaATTGAGATTGATTGATATTCATACAGTTTTGACAATTGATTTTAATTAATTCTGCCATAATGCATTCAATGCATGACAATTTAAATGCATAGAGAAAAGCAGTGAAGTAttatatactagtatatataattatgttagacacTATTAAAACAAATgttgttaattaattacaacttGTCAATAGCACAGCGATAACAAGGGCTTCTCCTTGAacaacacacagacacacacacacacacagtcagctttaccgtatccctcgtgcggctacgcctcgaggcataacaagggcttctcctggtaataatgataaatgctcacatgcacagtaaattgtcaatgaacacatgcaagcaatttgctagtgaaaatccaatttaacgctctgatgccttttgttcatataattatgaggaagatgagcaaattaacgttcactttagccctcccaaacatcttctaaacatcttcatgattgccaggccctcgtattgcagctgaaggaggtcctgtgtggggagaagagagggcagtgaaacacttcaactggtataagacaaagaatgcatgtattctaCATAACACAAAATCATATTAGTACTCCCTTTATTGCTCCCCTCACCTGGAAGatcagctccaccttctctatctgcctgcCCAGGAAACGACCAGACACCTCAAACTTGCTCACATCCACTGACGTCATCttaaacacaacatttctgaACCTGGGGGAGTGTTAACATAGCGCTCAACGTTACACATAGAGGCATAAAATAAgtcaatagcctcacactgaaatagattagtagtagaatctggacaaagtacgtacaagagcaataatattaagagCAGATGtcgatgattatcatgttgtttgaTCATAGTAGAGGGATTCCCAGAATAGTACATCAATGACAAGAGACATACGAAGCTCTTAACATCAATACCGTGACACACCAATGTACGCAGGAattgaaagcataattatattctatttagtatatagacagcccgtattaaagatctaagcacacaacacaagtatGTTAGTATCTGCTATGCACTCTCCAGTACGTATGTGGAGACTTACAGAATGGGTGgggcatatctccatggacactgatgcAGATGATTTGTTTGATCACGTCAGAGTACGcgtcaatacccagctatctcTCCGGGGAGTCCACTGTCGATGCCCACAGGAAGAACCCTCTGGGGGGGGAACAGTGAGAGTCATATTATGATTCAGTTCCGggaataaatgtcatagaaagtcactaattgactcacattttTTCCAGCCGAGGCAAATGGAGcacagctataggttacgTCTCTGTGGGGCATGGAAAAATTGATTTactgaaattgtgtatcaggttttaagcaactaataaggattatcacttattgagcgcacaattccccgcccacacacacctggtcagtagacagctgattgCCCATCCACAACATTGAAGGATTTTATCGCAgctatgtacttcattgtacagctgcaaggggagtgacgtgtgatacagtgtgattcaatgaaagtcagtacaacacagttagtgtatgtttaccaaagaggtacatgagattgttctgacaaatcattcttgtactctctaatacactaacagggtttcatctaggataacaagttgggggggggaTTTGGGAGTGCGTAAGCGCAAGTGTTTGGCTATGCCCACTTAAAAAAAGTTGATTtaatactaatgtgatgatgtcattattttacaagatttgggggggggggaagaaccaccccccctactagatgaaaccctgactaaCTGATACAGTACCAAAGATGCAACCTTTTACATGGCAAAATTAAAAACGGCCATTGTCAAAGTAATGTAGACGCAATCGGCATCATGTATAAATTGTGTATTTGGCCTGGCCTAAGCCATATTCAGTACATAC comes from Halichondria panicea chromosome 7, odHalPani1.1, whole genome shotgun sequence and encodes:
- the LOC135339136 gene encoding NACHT, LRR and PYD domains-containing protein 3-like, whose amino-acid sequence is MATKEQNQELTIDDLKTEMKLTDEQLNTAIKEPDLPELAACFDNVHNGYLEKLELSPGEQTDVRTRAFVDGTLAGMLLALKFWILTNGLDATFQALLLIILSLLKEDVAVRVCKYLSDKYCTTSCPPSRERVLLNHKLSSYRDYLQSFYRAQVSTSSTQWPPVPTNKVFKLAMIQKEKIQRGRIDDEFVKLTITGKIDDILLLKTPVNLTKIFSEIGDRRNFVLIEGAPGSGKSTLALHICQEWAKGKLFQEFNIAILVKLRDPLVREAKTIADILPCIDTAVANETEAEIKSLYGKGVLWVLDGWDELPSDLPRDSIINKLIRLDMSQKGALHESAVIVTSRPSSSAELHPRVSSRVEVLGFTPHQLEQYFTECLNGDSQAVHTLLERIRENPVVEGSCYLPLNASIIVNCFLSDNHSLPTSNHGIFTTVVQSSLKRYLKEKLGKTTPVGDITSPDSLPSEIRTQTVQMCQLAYHGIEQNKATFTDGDLAALCIPKEISNVGLLQTVPSIISDGDLVYYCFLHLSIQELLAAIHISLMPPKQQISVFQKLFGNPRFSAVFQFYAGITKLRTSRPILSLLPRFLCPVPATVFDLVRKVVKNKPTIFLLSLINCLYEAEDSRLCVFVANLLNHNLDLDRTTMNPIDCLSVGYFVSACSNTSNGFTLSLNNCSIGDQGCKFLARGLSKCPNSNNYIPTAGIHIAEIIENTSSISELDLSNNDIGNSGLCTLCEAFSTNISLKRLDLRNCSLTISDDNGAALYQLLNTNNSLVRLDLSFNTVTSCRHIAAGLAVNKTLRTLGLGVCELTDQSIEELSTGLINKIETLHIWGNYSITEDGMKTLVRHLTTHCSELTLLEIPGHLPSSIKTVFRDANKERKRNGLPEIVVRNLN